The Anguilla rostrata isolate EN2019 chromosome 2, ASM1855537v3, whole genome shotgun sequence genome contains the following window.
GCTCCAGCGGTCTCTCTCTTGTGCCAACATCGCCAACGGCGCCACACCACACCGCTGGCGTGCCCCCTTGTGCCAACTCCTCTCACGCATCCTCCGCGCAAATTCTCTTGAAATGCAGAAGATTGGCCTCGTCTTGCGCAGCGTGTCTTCCGAAAGGTACCTGGTTTTTAATGAGCTTCTCAACGCGCTGTCGTCGAGGAGTAAGACGAGGGAAGGCGAAGCGGGGTGTCTGCAGATTTTAATGAGCTTCTTCGTGGCATGAGGAGTGCTTTTGTTAAATATGGCAAGAACATTTTTGATAGGCTACACAGAAAGCAGGCCCACGGGTTAGATGGAAAGAAGATGACTTTGTTCTTttgacagaaaacattttccctCACTTGCTAGCCATGATTGGCCTTAAGTGATTGTATTGCTCTGGTtgcaaaatttacattttcttatgtACTACTGATCTGAAATAATGTACAGGAGTTGGtgtatttcacttttttgtaagtaaaaaaaatatatatatatatttgtgccTGATTGAAATCAAAATGGTTTTCAAAGCTGTACTGGCAccacattattatttatgtatcttTGTTATGTCACTTaatttttaaagcataaatGTGAACAGTTGCCTGGCCACATATAGCATATGacgtcattattattattattattattattattattattattattaataatgctAGTTCTGTggatttaatgattttttttttttactttattttatttttttaattggggcTACAGCAAACAGCTGCCTTGTGGTTTACAGCTCAGCCTGCCTcgctctctgtccttctcttaACTCATCGAGGTTCATCTTCGCTCGTGCCAGTTTTGTCTGCCTGCTGCTGTAACTTTGCACACTGGAGAAAAGACGTGCTTCAGCTGACGCTGAGGGGCTGGGGCAGACCTCAGATCAGTCCTGCAGGCCTGCACACTGTCAGGAGACGTCTCTCACccctgacctcagatcagtccCGCAGGCCTGCACACTGTCTGGAGACGTCTCTCACccctgacctcagatcagtccTGCAGGCCTGCACACTGTCTGGCCAGTTACTGCCCACCTGCAGCTAACAGATTGAACACCTTTATTTACCTTTTGCTTACCATTTTAAGGTAAGTTACCAGGATGCAGAATGTCTGGCTCCCTTCTATCTTTCCTGTGTGGTCCTCTGTGAGGCCAGTTTATTAAGTTCATTTGCCCACACAGCATGCATCATACCTTGCTGTTTGCTCACCCACGTTTATTTCTTCTGGAATTATGTAATTCTTAATATTTTGTGCTCTTATTCATCctgagtgatttatttatttttatccagggcactctgggtttttttttatttgagagcaTGTACTCCCTTTGCTGTCTCATTTGACAGAGACAGAACTGGTCTGAGGTCACCGCCCAGCCCCTTACCAAATGCTCGGGGACAAGATTTTACAAGAAAATAACGTCTATGTTTTACATCCTGTGACTTTATTATTGCTGGTGTAAACTACTGAgtcacatatataaatatgaatatatataaatacaaaaaatatggttttatttaaatgaaaaatatgaatgattGCTTTTATGATGCTATTCGGTTTTCTTTGGGAATGTTAGAAAAAGCTTCAGTGTTTGTACAATATTCCTAATTTATTGAAATGGTAACTGTATAAAACATGGTAATAGATATTTTCTGAttgtataaaagaaaaaaagtagcATGTTTTCAGTCTGTCTCTTGCAGGGAAGTTCAGGAACAAAATCCAACTATTtatgataatgttttttaagacatatatacagagagagagatagagagagagatcagcgtGACCACTCTAACCCTGTTTGAAAAAATGTTGATCAAAAAATTATTGtgtccttttattaaaaatgtgacGTTTGAGTAAACTTCCTCTGCGTGCAAGGCTGTCTCATTTTTTGTCTCACAACAGCGTTCTCACGCCTCTCTGCACAGTGATATCTGTTAACACAATGCATCATAGTTTCATATTCGTCATGTGAAACGAGTGTGTGGAATGTTTCTTAATTGatatctcttttttaaaaaaccttgcCACGGACCTTTTACATTACAGGTGGATTCACAGAAGAAACTGATGGGAAGGTTCCAGCCGTAGTTGGGTCctaatttttttgtcttgcaaGCTAAACCGTTTAAATGTTAGTTTTTCCCCTTTATAAATTCAGATATCTGAAAATACCGTAGACAATGTTTGTCCACTTGGAAACATTGCATATTACTTTTAAATAGTCAAAGCACTGACACTGGAACGTGATAAATTGAAGGTAGCCCGCATTCCAACATGATATTTGCTATGCATCTAATCATACGGTGAATTTAAACACAGCATTTTGCAATCGAGATTGCCCCCgagatgattttattttgttgttatttctgtttttttttaaaattatttctcaatTCACTATTCCTGGCACAGCAAAAGCATGGCATTGCGTTAGaaattttctgaatttaaattagCCACAAGGCTGTATACAGAACTGTGAACGCAGTACTGAGACATACCTCGGTCTAGGATTGCCGGAAAGGACCTGGTCCCTTACGTCATTTCAACGTCATTATTCACGTTCTAAAAAGTATCAGTTGCGTTCCAAATGAATTCTATTGATCTGCCTTGTTCTCTTACGTGAGCGTTTGGAATCTCTGAACAAGAAAGTGCTTGACAAGCTTATACGTTCCTGCCGCTCCCTcaattgtttcttttgttttgatcACACACCCCTTGCTAATTTAGTAATGCTTTGCCATTTAGCCAGCTAGTACTTGTAGTACTTTACTTTAGAAACAGGAGCAAAATGGGAGTGTGACGTTAGTGAGCGAGTTAGCTTAATTTTcataagtatttttttaaagcgttTTAGaaaactttatattttaaattatatttcgtATTCGTTTCTCGCAGACATAAACATCTGGATACTGGAAAATACCCAAGCCTCAAAACATTCTGTACTGGATACGGTCAACCATCGGACACCGTTGCTCAGTTATCAAGCCTCTTACTTGGCTTGATTACTACCTGGCTTTGTTAGTCGCATTTGACATCAGCTTCACCGCTGCTGGGAATGGGGTTGCTCTTCGCGAAGCTAATGACAGTTTTCGGTGACAGGCGTAAgagttttttcctctttgttcctttctttttattcagtcatttgtGTTCCACGACATGGTGTGGCTTGAATAGCTCATAGGCTTGCTATCTGCAAAGGATAACCGATTTGAATCCTTGCTCAGAATATACGTTATTGTTGACGGTTCTACTGGAAATTAAGCTTGcgagttaacgttagctagctaactcgttGTGCTATTGTGCTAAAGAACACACAGGTTAGCTTGCGAGCTGTTGGTAACGGTGCGTGTATTTCTGCTGCAAGCTAACTAACGTAGCTACCGTATTAAGTTATATTCATGCCATTAGCTAACGTTGAGTTAGCTTGTATAATTGAATTATACGTACAACGTTACTGGCAGCCGAGTGCTTGCCTAATTGTTGCCCAGCAAGTTCAGAAAGCTTGTCACTGTTGTTTTCGTTATCACCACGAGTGAACGGAATAGttactttttattgtaaattttattattggtgttaaaaaaaatgtttttaactgtcCCTTAATGTCCCTTAAAGCTGTGGCTTGCCTTGGGGTGTTAAGGATGAATGCGTTCTGAAGAAACTTCTCTTCCAGTTACGCACGTTTCCTGTACAATCGGGTGCGCAATCGGGTGTCATTACAGTATTATAGTTAATTGACAGAGTTGAGCATCCTGCACTCTGATTTGTTATAATAGAAACCGCAAGAGTtggaaacaacaaaacattgcaaaacatttcatgtttcatgtaATCATGTAagtggacaaaaataaaatacttggtCTTGTATACTTGTTCTAGAATCTTTCATTTAATACTTTTACCATGGTATTAAATAAGAACTGCATTAGTGTACTCTTAAGGGTCAAAATGTATCAAGTGTGTAGGTGAACATTGGCGATGAACTGTCAGAGAAATTGTGGAGATTGCCATTGGAATCCTTTTTTGGTCTGTAAGGTGGGAAGCAAgtgctctctgtgtttgtgattcGGAACACAGGGCAATGAAGTGTGGATGAATGTTTGTTGCAGCGCTCCATTTGCTGTGTGATCCCTTTTCTCAAAACCTAAGCCTTGCAGATGGTGCCGTTTTGTAATGGCATGATGGAGgtggggtcaagggtcaagtgTCACAGTTCCACAGTGACCTCTGACTGAGACTCAGCTGCCTACAGCAGTAACAGAAGGTGCTCCAGGGCTTCTGCGCATGCTGAATGCATTGTGCAGccttcactctctccatctgtccAAAGTTCATGCAGAGAACGGAATGGGAGGCATCCTTTCCCATGGGCCtccttgtgtgtgttcatatcctttcttcctctttccacAGAGCACAAGGTCATCATTGTGGGCCTGGACAATGCAGGGAAGACCACCATCCTCTACCAATTGTACGTGTTCTGCACAAGTGTTCTCCCAGGCACTGCCATCAGATAAGAGCATGGCTGTCGACTGAAcagagaaaaattatttttaaaagtccattAAAAAATGACCGTGTGAGCTCCCGGAAGGACGCCTTTAAAATCCACAGCTTGCTACGTTCGGGCTGGACTGTACAGCTGTTCACCGCGTTCTTCCCATGCAGCCTGGCGAAGGAGGCAGTGCACACGTCCCCCACCGTCGGCAGCAACGTGGAGGAGATCTCCGTGCGGAAGACCCGCTTTCTGGTGTGGGATATCGGCGGGCAGGAGAGTCTGAGGGCCAGCTGGAACTCCTATTACTGCGACACCGAGGTGCCGTTTTCCCGTCCCGCTCGTATATCTGCCGTGTCCCGCCTCACCCAGTCGAGCTTCGGATTTCAATTGCAGAACGCGTTCGAGGGGCTCTCAATGTTACGAGTTCTGTGCAGTTTCGCCGACCCGTGTAGCCCGCCGGTTTTCTCGTGCGACGAGACTGAGCTCTCGAAGTTACCATCGCGATCGGCGTGTGCTGTTCAGCGATGTGTTTCTTTCTTCAAAAACGGATGTCATTTCTCACCTTCGTTGTTTATCGGCTGCTTTACCGCAGAAAGTTGTTGATGAAAATGAGGCTATTTGTGGACTTCTAAGAAAACTAGGCCTACATAATTTCCTCTGTTGCCTACGTCCAACAGTGTGTTCTGAATGCCAGGGAATTGgcttaatgttattttatatgcatattattttaatgaccTTAAACTTAAACATTTTTGAGGCTTGGGCCTGTCTAAAGTGGGAATAAGTTGTATTGCGCACACGCTTGGATACTGTATATCTGGTTCAGTGTTTATGGAGGGttaaactggacattttaatgACTCTGTTGAGGTTAGTTTCCTTAGGAAACGTGAATGCAGTGGCTTGTTCTCGGGGAAGGGAAGGCATATACCGTATTTTAAGATTGTTGTATACCTTCTGCTTCTTGCAGACGTGGTGGAGTTAGGTTAGGTAATGGTGAACAGCTTGGTATATGGCGCGTGGTAAACACGGTTGAGCAATGCGTATcggcaggcagagagacaggaagcacCTGGGCCAGCTTGTGGTGAAAGGGGCACCAAGGcaggctgtgatgtcacctcTGATCACACGCTTTGCAGCATGCTGTGAATGTACGTCAGAGCATGGCATGGGGCATTATGAATTGCTGTTAATTGTTCTCTCTGCATAATTCTGCAGTTCCTGTTTAGCCGTATGTTTCACTAAAACTAacacgtttgtttttttctccattttactGATGTGTTATTTTGCCTTGGTTCCAAAGGCTGAGCATAGTCAGTTGGCCTCAGTAGCATTCAGTGTTCTCAGTTCCCCCTTTGTgactggttttgttttattttttattttttggaaccATATTTTTCAATGAATCAAATCTTGGAGCTAAGCAggggaaattaaataaaatgtaaaaaatgatttcCTTGTCGGCATAAAATACTGTGGAATgtaactgtacatttaaaacatgtacaAAATGGTGTGATAAGCATTTCATTGTTGGCTGACATCTGCTAACAAGCTGTACTGTTACTGGACATATGACAAATCTACTTTAATTCGATTTGATTTGTGTAGGATCAGTATTTGATTAgcagtacttttttttgtatttgcctGGTTTCTCTTGGCTCTGGTTTTCTCACGTTGCCTGTCTCCCAGATTGTGATTCTTGTGGTGGACAGCACCGACCGGGAGCGCCTCACGTTGACCAGAGAGGAGCTGCATCGCATGCTGGCTCACGAGGtgaccaccagagggcgctAATAGTCAGCCATCTACACAGCGTATCTGATGGGCATACTTGAATGTACACACATTGAAATATGCTAgaatcacttcctgttcctggtgCTGTTTTAATGCATTAACTGCCTATTTGCTCTTACACAGTACATTACATAAGGATATGAAGGAATGTAGACCTACGCATGTCAAAACATatgaatgtttttgtgcattgcttttttattgcttAATTGTGAGGAGGATACAGTTAAACATAATCAGTTATGATATTGCACTTTGATGTGTTTCTTGAAATTATTGGGCGGTGTTACCAGCTTAAAATCTTTTTGTCCAGCACTTCTTGTATGGATTGCTGCCCATTTGCATGTTGATGTGTAAAATATATAGCCTGCACAAACTGTTGTGGGGATATATGTaagcatatatatatgttgTTGTGTGGACCCAACAGGACCTGCAGAATGCGGCAGTCCTGGTCCTGGCTAACAAGCAGGATGTAAAGGACTCCATGACGGCGGCAGAGATTTCCCAGTGCCTGACGCTGAGCGCCATCACAGGCCACCCCTGGCACATCCAGGCGTGCTGCGCCCTCACCGGGGAGGGGTGAGTGTCCCTGCGCCCCCGCGCTGGGCTTTCATTGGCTCCGGATGAGCGCCGCGGAGCGCTAACGGCCCTGTCCCGTTTCCTCCCTCCAGCCTCCCCGCCAGTCTCGACTGGATGAGGTCTCACGTGCTGGCCAGCTGAGGCCCCTCCTCCTGACCATGCGGATGCAGACGGGGCTTGCCGGCACTACTTTCCGCAGCCTCGTCACAACCGCTCGGAAGGCAGCACTGCGGTCACGGATCCATGAGCAAGACCAGCTAACTTGGGGGCACCACCTTCTCCAGTTTTCAGGCCCTGAGCTGCGCTGGCTCCCAGGGCgctcccagctcccagcagcCCGGGGGCACTCCCAGCTCAGCTGTTGGCGCGACACCCAGTTTGGcacggaggagagggaaggactGGTCGAGGATCCCTTGCGCCCACAGCCTTAACTACACCTGCGTGTCTCCACTCTGTCAGCCCTCATCTGTCTGCCAGCCCTGTACAACCCTGTCTGGGTGCCACATGCAGCAGCGGACATGCCTTAGCAACAGCGATAGCAACAGCAGTGCCTGTCTGCCTGGGTGGCTGGCAGGAACTGGTCCGcgcagcattttttaaaaacctgtcgTACTTTTTCGCATGCAAACCAGCAGCATTCCAACTGtttacctcctctctctctctctctttctctctctctctctcactctcaaagTTAGTGATGGAAATATACTTGAACTATTTGTAACAGAAAAAACTAACTGAAAGTCATTTGATACAATGTTTGTGGTAACTTATAAAAATCTGGATATATcggtattttatatttgaactacctaatgtatttttatatgaaaataaactattaatatgtttttacaacaaaaacagaaaacgttTGTCCTTCGTACTTGTGCAAAGGTTATACTAGCGCAAGTTGTTTTTACATTGCCACCATTTGCAGATAAACCATTGTGTATTAACACAAAAATCCCTGTCCATATTAATACCTATTCAACCAACTACATCTCCATGCaccaaatacatttgaaaagagTTTTAGAATAGGCGGCGCATTTGCCCCTAAGATGTTTTTTATCTTGGTCTTAAAGCCTGGGGATGGGATTGCACCTAGCCACTGACCCCTAGTCACTCCAATGTTAAGACATAGGGACAGAAGTTCTAATCCAGGTACTGACAATCACTGagctacactttttttttttttttttttactgtggaaaCTACATTGAGCATACTTCACAGGCAGCCTCCCATTGGTTAGGTCTATTGTGGCATTCGGTCATCTCGTAATGTCGAAAAAAATGCTGCCTTCGGTAGGTCTGGTGAAGTTGGGAAATAATAGCACGTGACTAAGTCGTatatacatttgtttgtttttttttttttttcgagttGTCATCAGCGGCTAGTAAGTTCATCATGTGAATAATACATATGTCCGCTGAGATGTCAAGAACCCGGACCAATGAGACCGCCCACTGCAAGACGTAAATAATGGAAGCCAGGCATGACCTCTACTGTGTCTTGACATACAAAGACCATAGAGACATAAACCACCCGAAAACGGAATAGGTCTCATGCCCTCGCCAAACTTGGCAACTCTGCTTAAACACATTACgatgtatttaaaaaagtagAATAGATAAATTTACCATTAACTTGGTAGATTGTTGCTCATGTTTAGCAATAGTTAATAGGAAGCTGATGTCAGTGATACGTCACACCTGGTAACTTGCGCGAGTTTACTCGGATATATCCGGCTTGAGGAGTTGACGAGAACCGGCCGAACGCACCATATCTTCCAGCGGAACTCCAGTGGATACTGGCTGATCTTGGCTTGCTCATACATACATTCCTTcttgttttccattttccagAAGATTTTCTACGGTTGATCGGCTGTTAATACAAGTATGCAGAAGTTTAAAATGGACGGCTGCAAGGCCTGAGGGGGCACCCGGATTTGAACCGAGGACCTCTTGATCTGCAGTCAAatgctctaccactgagctatACCCCCGTCGTCTGGATTTGCAGATGCTCTGTTTGAAGATCCTCACCACCTGCCAATGACTCATACAACTTGTGAACATCATGAGCTACCTATAGTATTGGATTACTTCAGTTGATTTGAATTTCTCTCTTTGTTCCTTGCAAACAACTTCGGTTTTTATCTGCTATTCTCTCTGCTCCTTATACCAGATCAGAGGCTCTGTGAGGGAGGATTTCAATTTGTCTGTGAAACTGTCACATTATTTAGTGATTGCCTCTCCTACAGTGACCTGTACATTGCTATTTATTAACATTATTCAAAATACATTGGCTTCtcctttgtgtgttttaattaaatacatcatCAAGTATGTTTGTGGAATGACAACTTCAGTTAGTGTTTCATCATCTTACCTTGCTGGTGTGATTCACTTAAATCTGAGTGAAATATTCAACTAGAAGCacatttgttttctgagaaaGCGAAACCAACCAAAGGTTTTGGGGTGAATCTGCTGTACTAAGTacataagtaatttttttttttaatgaactttatatgaaatatatttggacACAATCTTAAAGATTCATGAAGCAGCATACAAATTCAgttttgtaaatatgtgttctAACTACATCTAATCAGTTGTCAGTACCAAAATGCATGATGTGCCattactaatttattttatttttataattttactaTATCTGACCTGTATTACTCTCATATTTACCTTCCTTGGCCAGTAGGCGGCAGTAAGACAATGGTGAATGTTCATTCAATCACCCTCAGCTGCAAATGGTAATAAGAATAtctttaaattaataatattatcaATACAGTTATGGGGTGCTTTACTTCGATTTTCTGTATCAAACATCAAAGTTAAGAATACTCTtttgtatatttcattttttcacttcaATTTGACTTTAATTATGCTTACCATCTGATGGGTCAAATTACATCATGTGTAATTGCCAAAGTCACTTGAATGTATTGTTTCATGGTCAgttgaattattaatttatcaaaCCAAAATGAGTAACTTTTAAAATCacgttttatttaaattttttttaagtgcacgGATgggtattttttattcttagaTATAAAATTCAAGGCAGAGCCACCATGATGATCTGAAACTTCACTGGTAATTGCATGAATCCCCTATGCTTCCTGTTTAATGCTATGTGCACAttacaggctttaaaaaaaactaccgTTGGAGAGAGATTTTCAAAAACTGTGATTCCCAATGCAATATTTGAGGAGTCCAAGTATTTACAGTCCTTGGacactaaatggtaaatggactgcatttatatagcgcttttatccaaattgctttacaattgatgtctctcattcacccacacaccaatggtgaaagggtgctatgcaaggtaccaatcagctcgttgggagcaatcagtggtcaggtgtcttgctcagggacacttcgacacacccagcgctggggatcaaactggcaaccctctAACTGCCAAGccactgctcttacctcctgagctatgtcagaACTAGACTTGGcatgaaaaaaaaccttcctgtctttgtctctctaCAGATTGTTCTAGATTGGCCACTACCACAATAAACCAAATAATACAGGTATAGGTTTTCATGGGCCGTGTTGTTTTTGGCAACAGCTCTGCGATAATTAGGACAGCAATGAGGAATCAATCATAATTCCATAGGAAAAATACATGACTTCATCTGCACTTGAAGAATTGTCCTCTTGGTGTTTTCgtaaattcgttttttttttctttcactgtaATATTCATTAGAACATTTCCAtgatataatacaaaaaaaaaacagtcatgaaAGCTATGAAAGAATTTTTTCCACGAAGTTCAGTCAAGCTGTCATTTTCTGAGCATTATGGAATTTTTTCTCGAACATGATAACAGTTCAAATGCACTGCTGGTAAGTTTTCTGCTGGTAAACAGTGAAGGGACAGCTGAAACAACTGCAAAAGCATGTGGaaaaaccaatttaaaacattCAGGATTTGGTGCATAAAGCACAATAAGATCAGCAGAACATGCATCATATCATATACCATAAGCgtagattttgggggggggtggggggaggggggcacaggggATACGTctccctcaatatttagaacatgtgcatttgtcccccccaataaaaacatgaaagaagaagaggacttttaaattgatgcagaaaatgcacaaattggtggataaaaattcaccagaatgcaggaaatgaagtgttttatGCTCAAAATTTCCAGGGGAaggacccccagacccccgcTTAATGTGTtacccccaatgttcaaacaaaacctaCGCCACTgtcatataaataaaacagattatggatttttttaaaacaatgttttgggGTGGCAGtctagtataatggctaaggagttggtcttgtaacctaaaactGCTGTTATGCTCATTGTACGTGAAGCAatgcaaggtacttaacctgcatggcttcagtatatatccagctgtgtaaatggatgcaatgctagatgcaatgctatgtaaaaagttatataagtcgctctggataagagcatctgctaaatgcctgtaatgtaatgttctctCTGATAACCAATGCGTAATGTTGTTTGAAGGCAAATTTCCAGAGCTGAAATAGCTCATGGGTAGGCCTACTGGGAGGAAATTCGCTTGACCTGCAGTCAAATTCTACACCAAATAGCCCCACTGTTAAACCATTAGAACGAAGTAAATATCGTCTTTTGACCTGCCTGTGACTCTTGGCCAACAGGGATCCCATAGAACATAAAACGTTGTGCCTCCATTGATTTGTAACATGTAAGACTGTAGTTTTTAGACTTTTAGACTTTAGTTTGAGACTGTAAGTTTTTAACACG
Protein-coding sequences here:
- the LOC135247927 gene encoding ADP-ribosylation factor-like protein 5C — translated: MGLLFAKLMTVFGDRQHKVIIVGLDNAGKTTILYQFLAKEAVHTSPTVGSNVEEISVRKTRFLVWDIGGQESLRASWNSYYCDTEIVILVVDSTDRERLTLTREELHRMLAHEDLQNAAVLVLANKQDVKDSMTAAEISQCLTLSAITGHPWHIQACCALTGEGLPASLDWMRSHVLAS